One genomic region from Sphingobacterium sp. UGAL515B_05 encodes:
- a CDS encoding Hsp20/alpha crystallin family protein: MKLAKRNWNNFSLFSPMFDNFNRELLNWDNKNYSSTSTTVPAVNIKENADSFEVEVAAPGMAKGDFKVTLDGNLLTISSAKEEQNEEHKDNYTRREFSYQSFQRSFELQKEVVDQDNIQAHYENGMLRLTIPKKEEAKQKEPRMIEIS, from the coding sequence ATGAAACTTGCAAAAAGAAACTGGAACAATTTTTCACTTTTTTCGCCCATGTTTGATAATTTTAACCGTGAGCTTTTAAACTGGGACAACAAAAATTACTCATCAACAAGTACCACCGTTCCTGCGGTCAACATCAAGGAAAACGCAGACAGCTTCGAAGTGGAGGTCGCCGCACCCGGCATGGCCAAAGGCGATTTCAAGGTGACCCTCGACGGCAATCTCTTGACCATATCCTCGGCTAAGGAGGAACAAAACGAAGAGCATAAGGACAACTACACCCGTCGGGAGTTCAGCTACCAATCTTTCCAACGCAGCTTCGAACTTCAAAAGGAGGTTGTCGATCAGGACAATATCCAGGCACACTATGAAAATGGCATGCTCCGATTGACAATACCGAAGAAAGAAGAAGCCAAACAGAAAGAACCGCGGATGATCGAAATATCCTAA
- a CDS encoding helix-turn-helix domain-containing protein: MHRINSISEFHRQLSLPAPLHPLVSVIDVAGIKPDESDIWEQFYVNFYSISLKKDVSAKIKYGQQYYDFDKGTMNFIAPRQIQSLTMAEISKMNVECGKGYMLLFHPDFLYTHPLATKIKNYNFFSYALNEALHLSEREEKDIIEIFLKIEQEYEHIDKHTQDIILSQIDMLLQYSNRFYERQFITRKAVNHALLTQLEKLLDDYFDSEETLKQGLPTVEYLAESLHVSARYLSDLLRSVTGKNTQQHIHDKLIEEAKEQLTATSLSVAEIAYKLGFEHPQSFNKLFKKKTNVSPLAFRQSFN, translated from the coding sequence ATGCATCGTATCAATTCCATATCCGAATTTCATCGGCAATTGTCCTTGCCGGCCCCATTACATCCGCTCGTCAGTGTAATTGATGTAGCTGGCATAAAGCCCGATGAAAGTGACATCTGGGAGCAGTTCTACGTGAATTTCTATAGTATTTCGCTGAAAAAAGACGTCAGTGCAAAAATAAAATATGGCCAACAGTATTACGATTTCGACAAAGGAACAATGAATTTTATTGCGCCCAGGCAGATTCAATCGTTGACGATGGCCGAAATCAGCAAGATGAATGTCGAATGCGGAAAAGGTTACATGCTGCTATTCCACCCTGATTTTTTGTATACCCACCCCCTAGCCACCAAAATAAAAAACTACAATTTCTTTTCGTATGCGCTTAACGAAGCATTACATCTCTCCGAACGCGAAGAAAAAGACATTATAGAAATTTTTCTTAAAATCGAACAAGAATATGAGCATATAGACAAGCATACCCAAGATATTATTTTGTCGCAAATTGATATGCTCTTGCAATACAGCAACCGTTTCTATGAGCGTCAATTCATTACTCGAAAGGCGGTTAACCATGCGCTGCTGACCCAATTGGAAAAATTGCTGGACGATTATTTCGACAGCGAAGAAACCTTAAAACAGGGGCTTCCGACCGTAGAGTATTTAGCCGAAAGCCTCCATGTATCAGCACGTTATTTAAGCGATTTGCTACGTTCCGTTACCGGCAAAAACACTCAGCAGCACATTCACGACAAGTTAATTGAAGAAGCCAAGGAACAACTCACGGCGACGAGCCTTTCCGTGGCCGAAATTGCCTACAAACTCGGTTTTGAACATCCACAATCGTTCAACAAACTGTTTAAGAAAAAAACCAATGTTTCACCTTTAGCGTTCAGACAGTCGTTTAACTGA
- a CDS encoding SDR family oxidoreductase, which produces MESNNNSMQKTIFITGASSGLGKATAKLFQQAGWNVIATMRNPENETELTGIENIRLLKLDVTDPAQIKETVVKAIAISNIDVVFNNAGYGLMGAFETLSDEKILRQIDTNLLGVLRVTQAFIPHFRAQKSGLFISTTSIGGFMGFPLNSMYHATKFALEGWSESMSFELKKFGIAIKTVAPGGIATDFAGRSLDLNRTSDYQDIEDKLFEQMGLMMQNASTAEQIAQVVYEAATDNKDQVRYLAGEDAHALYERRLQIGKEAFRQEIAKQFES; this is translated from the coding sequence ATGGAATCAAACAATAACAGCATGCAAAAGACAATTTTCATTACAGGAGCTTCTTCCGGTTTGGGAAAAGCAACTGCCAAACTATTTCAACAGGCGGGTTGGAATGTGATCGCAACCATGCGAAATCCCGAAAATGAAACCGAACTTACCGGAATCGAAAACATCAGGCTACTAAAATTAGATGTTACCGATCCGGCCCAGATCAAAGAAACTGTAGTAAAAGCCATCGCTATAAGTAACATTGATGTCGTTTTCAATAATGCAGGTTATGGGTTAATGGGTGCCTTTGAAACGTTGAGCGACGAAAAAATACTTCGCCAAATCGACACCAATCTGTTGGGGGTACTGCGCGTTACACAAGCCTTTATCCCCCATTTTAGAGCACAGAAAAGCGGTCTATTTATTTCCACCACATCGATTGGTGGTTTTATGGGATTCCCGCTCAATTCCATGTACCATGCGACAAAATTTGCCCTGGAGGGCTGGAGCGAAAGCATGTCCTTTGAACTGAAAAAATTTGGAATAGCCATCAAAACAGTTGCTCCGGGAGGAATAGCGACAGATTTTGCAGGGCGTTCTTTGGATCTAAACCGAACTTCCGACTATCAGGACATTGAAGACAAACTGTTCGAACAAATGGGGCTGATGATGCAAAATGCATCCACGGCCGAGCAAATTGCCCAAGTGGTGTATGAAGCCGCCACGGACAATAAAGATCAGGTACGTTATCTGGCAGGTGAAGATGCACATGCACTCTATGAAAGACGATTGCAAATCGGAAAAGAAGCCTTCAGGCAAGAAATCGCAAAACAATTTGAGTCCTAA
- a CDS encoding helix-turn-helix domain-containing protein yields MSKKEPVLIRINSIADYHEALQLPKPQHPLFSITDFSKNKHIHPTVETTFQLNLYCISIKEDAQCVLGYGPHQYDFREGLMTFFKPGQTISVDPDTAHAEVGYSLVFHPDFIRTYDLAHKIGSYSFFDYEVNEALFLSDREKEQIRNIGKGILSEYDSPIDSYSQDAIVSFIELLLVYSQRFYNRQFITRKVHNVPLVSRFEQLLDQYFEAETERKGLPQVGYFAERLNMSKNYLSDLLRLQTGESAQNHIQHKLIEKAKDLLSRSELSVAEIAYQLGFEQPQSLNRLFKKKTELSPLEFRRKMASS; encoded by the coding sequence ATGTCAAAGAAAGAACCCGTACTGATCAGGATCAATAGTATCGCTGACTATCATGAAGCGCTGCAGCTCCCCAAACCGCAGCATCCGCTTTTTAGCATCACGGATTTCTCCAAAAACAAGCATATACATCCAACGGTCGAGACCACCTTTCAGCTCAACCTGTACTGCATTTCCATCAAAGAAGATGCGCAATGCGTATTGGGGTATGGCCCACATCAGTACGACTTCCGGGAAGGTCTGATGACCTTCTTTAAACCCGGACAGACGATCAGTGTTGATCCCGATACTGCCCACGCCGAAGTAGGCTATTCCCTTGTTTTCCATCCCGATTTTATCCGCACCTATGACCTGGCACACAAAATCGGCAGTTACAGTTTTTTCGATTACGAAGTCAACGAAGCACTTTTTCTGTCCGACCGGGAGAAAGAGCAGATCCGAAATATCGGAAAAGGGATCTTAAGCGAATATGACAGTCCGATCGACAGCTATAGCCAGGATGCCATTGTCAGTTTCATCGAACTGCTGCTGGTGTATTCGCAGCGGTTTTATAACCGGCAATTTATTACACGTAAGGTACACAATGTGCCCTTGGTGAGCCGGTTTGAACAATTGTTGGATCAATATTTTGAAGCCGAAACCGAACGCAAGGGTTTACCGCAGGTGGGTTATTTTGCTGAGCGGCTGAATATGTCGAAAAACTATTTAAGCGATTTATTACGGTTGCAGACCGGTGAAAGTGCGCAGAACCATATCCAACATAAGCTCATTGAAAAAGCGAAAGATCTGCTGTCCAGATCAGAGCTTTCTGTTGCCGAAATTGCCTATCAGCTCGGTTTTGAACAGCCACAGTCACTCAATCGTCTATTCAAAAAGAAAACGGAGCTCTCACCGCTGGAGTTCAGACGGAAGATGGCCTCAAGCTAA
- a CDS encoding aldo/keto reductase produces the protein MKTRKLGTQGLEIPMIGLGCMGMSSFASTGDIYGKANEKESIATIHRSLELGGNFLDTADLYGPFENERLISRAICGKRNDYILASKFGFEIDDNDQVTWRINGRPEYIRKSIERSLKNLDTDVIDLYYMHRPDPNVPIEETVGAMGELVTAGKVRYLGISEVSAEQISKAHATFPITAVQNEISLFGREVEINGVYNLTQELGIGLVAYSPLGRGFITGEIKSPDDIPEDDFRRLIPRFQGEQFYKNLDLVRELEQIGKEKDVTSSQLALAWLIQKGIVPIPGTKRVRYVEQNIAATDILLTAEDLQRIEAILPVGLDTGSRDVSIPLQS, from the coding sequence ATGAAAACAAGAAAATTAGGCACGCAGGGACTTGAAATTCCAATGATCGGCTTAGGCTGTATGGGGATGAGCAGTTTTGCGTCCACTGGCGATATCTACGGCAAGGCCAACGAAAAAGAATCCATAGCTACCATTCACCGGTCCTTGGAACTGGGTGGCAACTTTTTGGATACGGCCGATCTGTATGGACCCTTTGAAAACGAAAGGTTGATCTCCAGGGCCATATGCGGCAAGCGAAACGACTATATCCTCGCCAGCAAGTTCGGCTTTGAGATTGATGATAACGACCAGGTGACCTGGCGTATAAACGGTCGGCCAGAATATATCCGGAAGTCTATCGAGCGCTCGCTGAAAAACCTCGATACCGATGTGATTGACCTCTATTATATGCACCGCCCCGACCCCAATGTACCCATCGAGGAAACCGTAGGTGCCATGGGCGAGCTGGTCACAGCGGGCAAGGTCAGGTACCTGGGCATTTCGGAAGTCAGTGCCGAGCAGATCAGCAAGGCACACGCGACCTTCCCGATCACGGCTGTGCAGAATGAAATCTCCTTATTCGGACGCGAAGTAGAGATCAATGGCGTATACAATCTGACCCAGGAACTGGGTATAGGCCTGGTCGCCTACTCCCCTTTGGGCCGTGGATTTATCACTGGTGAGATCAAGTCGCCGGACGATATTCCCGAAGATGATTTCCGCAGGCTTATCCCGAGGTTTCAGGGTGAGCAGTTTTATAAAAACCTCGATCTGGTGCGTGAACTCGAACAGATTGGAAAAGAAAAAGACGTTACCTCGTCGCAGCTGGCCCTTGCCTGGCTGATCCAAAAAGGAATCGTGCCGATACCGGGGACAAAAAGAGTGCGCTATGTGGAGCAGAATATCGCCGCAACAGACATCCTATTGACCGCCGAAGATCTGCAACGCATTGAGGCTATTCTGCCGGTCGGACTGGATACCGGGTCCCGCGATGTAAGTATTCCGCTGCAATCATAA